The following are encoded in a window of Brevibacillus sp. DP1.3A genomic DNA:
- the ahpF gene encoding alkyl hydroperoxide reductase subunit F yields MALDQEIKAQLEQYLELLEGDIVLKVSAGTDEASSEMLALIDELASMSLRISVEKAELTRTPSFSVNRVGEDTGVVFAGTPLGHEFTSLVLALLQVSGRAPKVEQSVIDQIKDLRGEYKFETYISLSCHNCPDVVQALNLMSIFNPGITHTMIDGAVFKDEVESKNVMAVPSVFLNGEFFESGRMTVEEILAKLGSAPDASEFDNKDPYDVLVVGGGPAGASAAIYAARKGIRTGLVAERLGGQVNDTLGIENFISVKYIEGPQLAANLEKQVKEYGIDVMKLQRAKRLEKKDLIEIELENGAVLKSKTVILSTGARWRNLGVPGEAEFKNKGVAYCPHCDGPLFIGKDVAVVGGGNSGVEAAIDLAGIVKHVTVLEFSPELKADAVLQDRLYSLPNVTVLKNVQTKEITGTDKVNGISYIERETGETKHIELQGVFVQIGLVPNTDWLGDTIERTRFGEIVVDSHGSTNIPGVFAAGDCTNSAYKQIIISMGSGATAALGAFDYLIRN; encoded by the coding sequence ATGGCCCTTGACCAAGAAATCAAAGCGCAACTAGAACAATATCTCGAGCTCTTGGAAGGCGATATTGTACTCAAAGTCAGTGCAGGCACCGATGAGGCATCTTCTGAGATGCTTGCACTGATTGATGAGTTAGCCAGCATGTCTTTGAGGATCAGTGTGGAGAAAGCAGAACTAACTCGCACACCTAGCTTTAGCGTAAACCGTGTCGGTGAAGATACTGGCGTCGTTTTTGCTGGTACTCCACTGGGTCACGAATTTACTTCCTTGGTATTGGCTCTCTTGCAAGTTAGCGGAAGAGCTCCAAAGGTCGAGCAAAGTGTCATTGATCAAATCAAAGACCTTCGTGGTGAATATAAGTTCGAAACTTACATCAGCTTGAGTTGCCACAATTGTCCAGATGTTGTCCAAGCTCTGAACTTGATGAGTATCTTCAATCCTGGTATTACTCATACAATGATTGACGGTGCCGTATTCAAGGACGAGGTAGAGAGCAAAAACGTGATGGCTGTGCCAAGCGTTTTCCTCAATGGTGAATTTTTCGAAAGCGGTCGTATGACAGTGGAAGAAATTCTTGCCAAGCTGGGTTCTGCTCCAGACGCATCTGAGTTTGACAATAAAGATCCTTATGATGTGCTTGTTGTCGGCGGTGGCCCAGCAGGTGCAAGTGCGGCGATCTATGCAGCACGCAAAGGGATTCGTACTGGTCTCGTTGCTGAACGCCTTGGCGGTCAAGTCAATGACACTTTGGGCATTGAGAACTTCATCAGTGTGAAATACATTGAAGGTCCTCAGCTCGCAGCCAACTTGGAGAAGCAAGTAAAAGAGTATGGCATTGATGTCATGAAGCTGCAACGTGCCAAGCGTTTAGAGAAGAAGGATTTAATCGAAATTGAACTTGAAAACGGCGCTGTTCTGAAGAGTAAGACAGTCATCTTGTCGACAGGTGCTCGTTGGCGGAATCTGGGTGTACCAGGTGAAGCAGAGTTCAAGAACAAGGGTGTAGCTTATTGCCCTCACTGCGATGGTCCTTTGTTCATAGGCAAAGATGTTGCAGTTGTTGGTGGCGGTAATTCAGGTGTGGAAGCAGCGATTGATCTCGCAGGTATTGTGAAACATGTAACGGTTCTGGAATTCTCGCCAGAACTGAAAGCTGACGCGGTATTGCAAGATCGTCTCTACAGTCTGCCAAATGTCACTGTACTTAAAAACGTTCAAACCAAAGAAATTACGGGTACTGATAAAGTAAACGGCATTTCTTACATCGAACGTGAGACAGGTGAAACCAAGCACATTGAATTGCAAGGTGTGTTTGTACAGATCGGTCTGGTACCGAATACAGATTGGTTGGGAGACACGATTGAGCGCACTCGCTTTGGTGAGATCGTGGTAGACAGCCATGGTTCGACAAACATCCCTGGTGTTTTTGCAGCCGGTGATTGCACAAATAGTGCTTATAAACAGATCATCATTTCGATGGGATCTGGTGCTACTGCGGCTTTGGGAGCTTTCGATTATCTCATCCGCAACTAA
- a CDS encoding prohibitin family protein: MSDKNVVKMSPFQAGGKLIATIVVLVVLVLLGTQSFTIISAGHSGVVLQLGAVQPKVLQEGMHFKIPFIQTVVPMEVRVQKSEMSQTSASRDLQTVSTTIAVNHHLDAESVNKLYQQVGLEYNSRIVDPAIAESFKAVTAQYTAEELVSKRSEVSQKVKEVLHKKLANYNIILDEINIREFTFSDEFNRAIESKQVAEQQALKSKLDLERIKIEKEQEITRAEAQAQALRLQKQEVTPELIQLRQIEAQLEAIRKWDGKLPNVTGGATPFINVGTQ, translated from the coding sequence ATGAGCGACAAAAATGTTGTAAAAATGAGTCCCTTTCAAGCAGGAGGAAAGCTGATCGCAACGATTGTGGTACTGGTTGTGTTGGTCTTGCTTGGCACGCAATCTTTTACGATTATTTCCGCAGGGCACAGTGGAGTTGTGCTGCAACTGGGAGCGGTACAGCCAAAAGTGCTGCAAGAGGGCATGCATTTTAAAATTCCGTTCATCCAAACCGTGGTGCCGATGGAAGTGCGGGTACAAAAATCAGAAATGAGTCAGACTTCTGCTTCACGTGACTTGCAAACCGTATCTACGACGATTGCCGTTAACCATCATTTGGATGCAGAAAGTGTCAACAAACTGTATCAGCAAGTGGGATTAGAGTACAATAGCCGAATTGTTGATCCTGCCATTGCCGAATCATTTAAAGCCGTTACCGCTCAATACACAGCAGAAGAACTGGTATCCAAGCGTTCAGAGGTCAGCCAAAAGGTAAAAGAAGTTCTGCATAAAAAGCTGGCAAACTATAACATCATCCTCGACGAAATCAATATTCGCGAGTTTACTTTCAGTGATGAATTCAACCGCGCCATTGAATCCAAGCAGGTAGCCGAGCAGCAAGCGCTCAAATCGAAGCTGGATCTGGAGCGGATCAAGATCGAGAAAGAGCAAGAAATTACGAGAGCAGAAGCACAGGCACAAGCACTGCGCCTGCAAAAGCAAGAGGTTACGCCAGAGCTGATTCAGCTCAGACAGATTGAGGCGCAACTCGAAGCGATCCGCAAATGGGATGGAAAGCTGCCGAACGTGACGGGTGGAGCTACTCCGTTTATCAATGTGGGTACCCAATAA
- a CDS encoding zinc ribbon domain-containing protein, with protein MSATGGGLSRMLNVQYQVYDVISCVNCGYSEMYKQNSSSTMNIVDLFFG; from the coding sequence ATGTCAGCTACAGGCGGTGGCTTATCGCGCATGTTGAATGTTCAGTACCAGGTGTATGATGTGATCAGCTGTGTGAATTGCGGTTATAGTGAGATGTATAAACAGAATTCTTCGTCAACGATGAATATTGTAGATTTGTTTTTCGGATAG
- a CDS encoding CD3324 family protein: protein MKYKNAQDLLPDDLLRQIQHYVQGSYLYIPIHHENKRQWGSSTDTKQWLNERNQAILQAYREGASVKMLARKHYLTEHSIRRIIRGHK, encoded by the coding sequence ATGAAATACAAAAATGCACAAGACCTCTTGCCAGACGATCTGCTGCGGCAAATTCAACATTATGTACAAGGAAGTTACTTGTACATCCCGATCCACCACGAAAATAAGCGACAATGGGGCTCCTCCACAGACACAAAGCAATGGCTAAACGAGCGCAATCAAGCGATTTTGCAAGCCTATCGCGAAGGGGCTTCTGTCAAAATGCTCGCCCGGAAGCATTACTTGACCGAACACAGTATTCGACGCATTATACGTGGACATAAATGA
- a CDS encoding MBL fold metallo-hydrolase: protein MNQIHFLDISFMYNGSAQVITPVLLQDEHEMILVDCGYPDFLPLLQEAAHKQQLTLDDLTKVIVTHHDMDHIGSLAALKRTDPHLEIIAYETEAPYITGQKTSLRLEQAQATQDHLSSDEKQHAKEFIRFLQSIEPTTVDKTVTNHERLPWCGGIEVIHTPGHMPGHISLYLIPSKTLIAGDAVVIENGRLEIANPAYTMDMQEAIRSVRHLLEYDIEQLICYHGGLFQGDVKQALRELLQAYDPTQEVLNG from the coding sequence ATGAACCAGATTCACTTTCTCGACATTTCGTTTATGTACAATGGATCTGCACAGGTCATTACCCCGGTGCTGTTGCAGGATGAGCATGAAATGATCCTTGTGGACTGTGGTTATCCGGACTTTTTGCCACTGCTTCAGGAGGCCGCACACAAGCAACAGCTTACGCTCGACGACCTAACGAAGGTCATTGTTACGCATCACGATATGGATCACATCGGTTCTTTGGCAGCGTTAAAAAGAACCGATCCGCACCTCGAAATCATCGCTTATGAAACCGAAGCACCATACATCACCGGACAAAAAACATCTTTGCGATTGGAGCAGGCGCAAGCAACACAGGACCATCTGTCGTCGGATGAAAAGCAGCACGCTAAGGAATTTATTCGCTTTTTGCAGTCCATTGAGCCCACTACGGTTGATAAAACCGTAACGAATCATGAACGTCTACCTTGGTGCGGAGGAATCGAGGTCATTCACACACCTGGACATATGCCGGGACATATATCGTTATATTTGATCCCAAGCAAAACGCTGATTGCCGGAGATGCTGTTGTGATCGAAAACGGTAGACTCGAAATCGCCAATCCGGCCTATACGATGGATATGCAGGAAGCGATTCGCTCTGTCCGCCACTTACTCGAATATGACATCGAGCAGTTGATTTGCTATCACGGTGGATTGTTTCAGGGGGATGTCAAGCAAGCGCTGCGGGAGCTACTCCAAGCCTACGACCCGACCCAGGAGGTTTTGAACGGATGA